The sequence AGGGCGCTAAGAAAGTCGAGGTGCGTAACCAGCGAGAAGAGACTGATTACGCGTCTAACTGAATATCCACACCAGAAAAGAACATTCAGAAATGAACACGCTTTCTATTAGCGTCATGCTCTAAGCTAACACGTCAGAGATGTCTAATCAATTTTTCAGAAAAACTATTTCTAACTTAACTACCGGCCGCTAAATAATTAAAGTCGCAAGTATTGCGGATTGCTCACTGGGCCGTGTCCACTCACCAAATTCCTATCAAGGTAGTGGCACAATAAACACCATGGCTGACACTCCACCACTGAACCCCACTGGCACCACCGCCGCCGTCATCGTCACCCACAAACGGGTGGAGCTACTTCGCAACTCGCTTAAGAAAGTGGTGCACCAAACCCACCCCGTCCAGTGGGTGATCGTTGTGGACAACGGCTGCGAGCAGGCGGTGGAGGACCTCGTCGTCAAGCTCGCTGGCGACAAAGCGGTGTACCTGCCCTCGAAGACTAACTTGGGTGGTGCCGGCGGATTCGCCTACGGCTTCTTGCACGCGCTGGCACTGGGGGCGGACGCGATCTGGTGCGCGGACGACGACGGCATGCCTGCCGACGAGGGTGTCCTCGAAGAACTGTATCGCGTGGCACAGCGCGAAGGCCTACACCAGGTCTCGCCGGTGGTGGCCAACATTGATCACCCGGACATGCTGGCATTCCCGCTGCGCCAGGGTCTGACATGGAAGCGGCGCCGCGACGAACTCGAGGGAGACTTCCTTGCCCAATACGCCTCACTATTTAACGGCGCGCTGATCTCTGCGGCAGCGACGGAGCGCATCGGCGTGCCGGACTACCGCCTGTTCATCCGTGGCGACGAGGTAGAGTACCACCGCCGCCTCTCCCAGTCCGGGCTGCGGTACGGCACCGCGTTGACCACCGCGTACGTACATCCGGACGGGTCGAGCGAGTTCCACCCCATCATGAACGGCAAGGCGCACGCCCAGTACCCCGACAATGAGACGAAGCGCTTTTTTACCTACCGCAACCGTGGCTACATCATCGGCCAGCGTGGCATGAAGAAGATGCAGTTCCAAGAGCTCGTGCGTTTCGGCTGGTTCTTCTTAGTGCAGCGCAAAAACCCCCGCGAGTTTTTCCAGTGGTTTAAGCTGCTGCGCAGGGGCGCACGCGAGGATTTCCGCAGACCTTAGGGCGTGGCTGGGTCTGCCCGCGCATCAGCCTAGCGCCAGCTCCCGCTAGTCTTTCTTGAAGATCAATACACGCTGCAGCACGAAGTTTGTGATGGTTGCAACACCTTGGGCGATCACAAACGAGATCGTGTCTTTCACTCCCCCCTCGAAGCCGATGGCGATCAGCGGGGCGTTGGTCACCCAGTACATCAGCTGTTGGATGGCAAAGGTGGAGGCATACAGGATAAATACGGCCAAAGCCTTCCTTGCGCTCACTGCGGATTTGAAGGTGAACTTGGAGTTCAGCAGATAAGCAGCCAAGGTGCCGAAGACCCAACCGATGGCCTTGGCCACCTGACGGTCCCACCCCACCACGTGGGTAAACAGCATGGTCAACGACCAGTCAATGAGCGCGGTAAAGATGCCTACCGCGGTGAAACGAACAAGCTGCACGATCGCAGAACTGTCATCAAAACGCTTCTCCTTCGGGCTTTCAGCCGTGGCTCGCTCATCGCGCGATGTGGAACTCATCGCAGCCTGTTGCTCTGGGGTGGGTTCTGGGGGCATGGTAGGCATGAGCGTCCATCCTAGTCGGTGACACTCGAGTTACGCAGCAGCTCGCGGAACACGTCCAGCCTGTCCGCCGGAGCGACAACATCGTCACCGTAGGCACCGATCGACGACAACGTCTCCAAGGAACTGGTGCACAGCCGCTTTGTGTCAGCAGCTGACATGCCAGAACCGGTGGCGGTGGTCCACCCCAACGCCTCCATGGTCTCCTCAATGACAGTGTCCGTCAGTTCATCGGCAGCCAAACACGACAGACCCAACACCGTCGACCAGAACGCATCCACCTCAATTGGTGCGGCTTCCCGTGGCAAAGATTCCAGGGCAGACTCGACAGGAGAGGACAAATCCACGTGCCGGTCTAAGTCAATGGCCTGCAGCAACGGGATGAAATCGAAGATTTTGGCTCGCTCAATCACATCGCGCACATCCGGCCTCGTGGCCGCAAGCACGGAGTCGACCACGCGCTCGTCGACAAGCGATGCGTTAATCTCCGCAAGATCGAAGCTGCTGCCGGGCAGCTCCCCCACCCCACCGACACACAGCAGGCGCGGGGTATCCTCGTCGCGGGGCCAACGATCACCCAAGATGAGGGTGAAATGGTGCAGCCCGTAGTGAAAATGCAGGTGGTCACCGGTACGCAGCAGCAGCGAACCCAGCGTTAACGCGCCGTTGAGGCGGCCGGCGTCGTCACGCCCCAACGTGAAGCGGGCTGGGGCTGGGCCGAAAGACATACCGAAAACAATGCCGAGCCCGTCGCGCACCTGATCCAACTGGGTTGATTCGTCAATGCCGATGTGCCGGATCACGTGTTCCCCCGCAGCAACGGTTTCGGCGCGCACGAGCAGCGTGTGGAACCGCGATTCCGTCTGATTACGCGAAACACGACGTGCAGCGAGATTAATCACGTTGCTGACATCGCTGTCACTTTTCTCGCCGAAAAAACCGAGAGAGCTGAGTGGCTCGAGGCGAGGCTGGGTCATGCGTGGCATGGCCCCCAGCGTAGCGATTTTGGGTTTAGTCAGTCGCGCCCACGGGCAACGGCCGGCGCGCCTGCGCTTCCATCGCGGCGAAAGCCAGCGCGCTCGTGGCAAGACCTAACACACTGTGGGGCTTGGCCACACCCTTTGCACCCAACCACGTGCCCAGGGCTTGCTCGACACGGCTGCCACCTGCCACAACGACAGCGGCAATGAGCAATAGGGCGACGATCACGCCCCAGGTAGTAGCCACAGAGGCGACGGGCGCGTCGTCGTTACGCTCCTCGCGCTGCAGCACTGCGGTGAGGTCATTACGCGGGTCTTCGTCGAACGCGTTGAATGCGGCGACGGTGGCGAGATTGGCTACGGCAATGGTGCCACGGGCGACCCAGCGGGCTGTAGCGCTGTGCGCGTAGTCGGGTACCGCCACCAGCGCGCCGATAAAGCCGGCTTGTAGGGCGCGGCCGCCGGTGGTGTTGTCGAGGGCGTTGTAATCAATAGCTTCGTAGGTAATTTCTTGGGTAGCTTCTTGGGAGGATCCGTGTTCCATAGTTGCCTATCGTATCTGGACAGTAGGGTGGGGGCATGAGGAAGCACTATCAAGGCGATGATCCGGATGCCACTCACGTGGCAACTCAGTTTGTTGAAGCCCCGTTGGATGACTTCATGACGCGGCTGATGGCCCAAGAGCTACCATTTTTGGATTCCCATTCGCGCATTAAGATCTACGAGGTTTTGGCCGAGCATAAAGCGCAGGGCTTGCCGACGATCACCTCCCAGGCCGATCTTCCTGCGGAAATCCGGGAGATGATGGATTTATAGGCTTTAGCCTCATACTTTAATTAATGGGATTTATTTCACAGGTTTCTTTACAACTTTAGTTAGATCACACCTGTAGACTGTCCTGTGCACTGCGCGCTAATTACGTGCAAATCTGTACGCCGTCTGTAATGAGAATGGAAAAGATGGAACTACACACTACTGAAAAGTCCCTCTACGGCTGGGGCCGTACCGCTCGAACCAAAGCCCATGTGCTGGCAACCTCTGACCCTGAAACCATTGTCAAGGCTGTCCAAATGGTGGCTGAGCAAAATGAGTCCCTGCCCTCCAACGCACGCCGTGGCGTGATTGCACGTGGCATGGGCCGCTCCTACGGCGACCCAGCGCAAAACGCGGGTGGCCTCGTCATCGACATGCAGCCGCTGAACCAGATTCACTCGATCGACCCTGAATCGGGCATCGTCGACGTGGACGGTGGCGTGACCCTCGACC comes from Corynebacterium cystitidis and encodes:
- a CDS encoding GtrA family protein, which translates into the protein MPTMPPEPTPEQQAAMSSTSRDERATAESPKEKRFDDSSAIVQLVRFTAVGIFTALIDWSLTMLFTHVVGWDRQVAKAIGWVFGTLAAYLLNSKFTFKSAVSARKALAVFILYASTFAIQQLMYWVTNAPLIAIGFEGGVKDTISFVIAQGVATITNFVLQRVLIFKKD
- the glfT1 gene encoding galactofuranosyltransferase GlfT1, with amino-acid sequence MADTPPLNPTGTTAAVIVTHKRVELLRNSLKKVVHQTHPVQWVIVVDNGCEQAVEDLVVKLAGDKAVYLPSKTNLGGAGGFAYGFLHALALGADAIWCADDDGMPADEGVLEELYRVAQREGLHQVSPVVANIDHPDMLAFPLRQGLTWKRRRDELEGDFLAQYASLFNGALISAAATERIGVPDYRLFIRGDEVEYHRRLSQSGLRYGTALTTAYVHPDGSSEFHPIMNGKAHAQYPDNETKRFFTYRNRGYIIGQRGMKKMQFQELVRFGWFFLVQRKNPREFFQWFKLLRRGAREDFRRP